One window of the Colletotrichum destructivum chromosome 4, complete sequence genome contains the following:
- a CDS encoding Putative proteasome alpha-subunit domain, proteasome, subunit alpha/beta, nucleophile aminohydrolase, with product MADRYSFSLTTFSPSGKLVQIEYALNAVNQGVTALGIKATNGIVLATEKKSSSPLADPSSLSKISLVTPNIGMVYSGMGPDYRILVDKARKVSHTGYKRIYNEYPPTRILVQDVARVMQEATQSGGVRPYGVSLLIAGWDEGILPEDEAETKEGEEKKPTGKTGGTLKGGPMLYQVDPSGSYFPWKATAIGKSATSAKTFLEKRYTEGLELEDAVHIALLTLKETIEGEMNGETIEIGIVGPPADHLLGIEGVEGATGPRFRKLSPQEIEDYLTNL from the exons ATGGCCGACCGTTACTCTTTCTCGCTGACGACGTTCTCGCCCAG CGGCAAGCTGGTTCAGATCG AGTATGCTCTGAACGCCGTCAACCAGGgtgtcaccgccctcggcatcaaAG CCACCAACGGCATCGTCCTCGCGACCGAGAAGAAGTCATCATCGCCACTTGCCGACCCTAGCTCGCTGTCCAAGATCAGCCTCGTCACTCCCAACATCGGAATGGTGTACTCAGGCATGGGTCCCGACTATAGAATATTGGTGGACAAGGCTCGCAAAGTGTCCCACACTGGCTACAAGCGCATCTACAACGAGTACCCGCCCACGCGGATATTGGTGCAGGATGTCGCTCGTGTGATGCAGGAGGCGACCCAGTCTGGTGGTGTCAGACCCTACGGTGTCAGTCTGCTCATCGCTGGCTGGGACGAGGGTATCttgcccgaggacgaggccgagaccaaggaAGGAGAGGAGAAAAAGCCTACTGGCAAGACGGGCGGTACTCTGAAGGGTGGACCTATGCTGTACCAAGTTGACCCCTCCGGAAGTTACTTCCCCTGGAAGGCGACGGCCATTGGCAAGAGTGCTACGTCGGCAAAGACATTCCTGGAGAAGAGATACACCGAGGGCTTGGAGCTTGAGGATGCTGTGCACATTGCGTTGCTCACGCTCAAGGAGACCATCGAGGGAGAGATGAACGGCGAGACCATCGAGATTG GTATTGTCGGACCCCCAGCGGACCACTTGCTCGGcatcgagggcgtcgagggcgccacGGGCCCTC